In Anaerobaca lacustris, a single genomic region encodes these proteins:
- a CDS encoding CotH kinase family protein, which produces MGAGRSRALWVLPFVVSGLWAAAAAGQGRPVRPGDEMQVVINEFMASNQSTIQSPDRRYSDWIELHNPSNTNVDLAGMYLSDDSSAPAKWQFPVGSPSLTTIGPGGYLLIWADGGIASAGLHADFKLSADGEEIVLVASDGVTVIDSVVFGPQRTDISCGLYPDGSDEWRFMAVPTPGAANVSVYDGIAEAPRISRAGGLFTEPLTVTLATETPGATIYYTTDGSVPYSEARQRPGGNIYAGPIQITNTTTVRAVAWRPGWRQSEVSSERYIFISRDLQGFNSNLPLIVLDQSESPITAARSSEAYLALVDRSSDGRARFSGPATLHSRVMASVRGSSSQQFPKRMFGVHLVDEDGDNRKESLLGMPAEHNWVLYAPYSDKSLMRNAVAYGMSNDIGRYAPRTRFVELFLHSGVGPLNYSHYHGVYVLVERIKWADGRVEIAKLEPADDSEPEITGGYIIKKDRLNPGEQGLRTSRGAHLAYVRPNERDITVAQRQWLIGYLNQFESALFGTGFADPHAGYAAFIDPESFVDLHLITELCKEIDGYRLSTFMHKDRGGKLTMGPLWDFNLSLGNANYLDGWNPQGWYYPLISQSDYLHGWYTRLFQDPVFRLLYADRWFEFRRGAFTTDRLLEVIDDYAALLDESQARNFARWPILGRYVWPNWYIANTYRQEIVWMKGWLTERLAWMDDRIAIEYAAAPPAFNQQGGHVETGFVLAMDGPGTIHYTLDGSDPRSLTASDTVHRTVLIPESAPKRVHVPTGPVDDAWRGGTAFDDSAWSLVTGSPGGVGFERSVGYEHLITLDVGDAMYGRQRSCYIRIPFNLAEPAAQFDKLTLRIRYDDGFVAYLNGTEIARRNVAGVPAWNAGAADQNPDLEAMEFEEIDIADFELLLRRAGNVLAIHGVNVSATSSDFLISAALVATVVERRDDVPAVEQYVGPLSLDRSVQVKARSLVGGSWSALNAATFAVGPVAESLRISEIMYHPVDDPNAEYIELVNIGAETIDLGLVEFTAGVRFIFPSVELLPGEYVLIVRDLAAFEARYGPGLPVVGQYDGRLDNAGERVELRDAAGQVIHDFPYEDDWYTKTDGKGYSLTVVDPANTDPKAWADKDIWRPSTILGGSPGFEE; this is translated from the coding sequence ATGGGTGCAGGTCGGTCAAGAGCACTGTGGGTGCTGCCGTTCGTGGTGTCAGGTCTGTGGGCCGCTGCGGCGGCCGGTCAAGGCCGGCCCGTGCGACCCGGCGACGAGATGCAAGTCGTCATCAACGAGTTCATGGCGTCGAATCAGAGCACGATTCAGAGCCCCGACCGCCGATACAGCGACTGGATCGAGCTCCACAACCCCAGCAACACCAATGTCGACCTGGCAGGGATGTACCTGAGCGACGACTCATCGGCGCCTGCGAAATGGCAGTTCCCCGTCGGCTCGCCCTCGTTGACGACGATTGGGCCGGGCGGCTATTTGCTGATCTGGGCCGATGGCGGCATTGCCTCTGCCGGTCTGCACGCAGACTTCAAACTCAGTGCCGATGGGGAAGAGATCGTCCTGGTCGCAAGCGACGGGGTGACGGTGATCGACAGCGTCGTCTTCGGCCCACAGCGTACGGACATTTCTTGCGGCCTCTACCCGGATGGCAGTGACGAGTGGCGGTTCATGGCGGTCCCGACGCCGGGCGCTGCCAACGTCAGTGTCTACGATGGGATCGCCGAAGCGCCGCGAATCAGCCGGGCCGGCGGCCTGTTCACCGAGCCGCTGACAGTCACGCTGGCTACGGAAACGCCGGGCGCGACGATCTACTACACAACTGACGGTAGCGTTCCCTACAGCGAAGCCCGGCAAAGGCCCGGCGGCAACATCTACGCCGGCCCGATCCAGATCACGAACACGACGACGGTCCGAGCCGTTGCCTGGCGGCCCGGCTGGCGCCAGAGTGAAGTCAGCAGCGAGCGGTACATCTTCATTTCACGCGACCTGCAAGGCTTCAACTCCAATCTGCCCTTGATCGTTCTGGATCAAAGCGAAAGCCCGATCACCGCCGCACGCAGCTCCGAGGCCTACCTCGCCCTGGTCGACCGCAGTTCGGACGGCCGGGCCCGATTCTCCGGCCCTGCGACCCTGCACAGCCGTGTCATGGCCAGCGTTCGCGGATCGAGCTCGCAGCAGTTTCCCAAGCGGATGTTCGGCGTCCATCTGGTTGATGAGGACGGCGACAATCGAAAGGAGTCGCTCCTCGGCATGCCCGCCGAGCACAATTGGGTCCTCTATGCCCCGTACAGCGACAAGAGCCTCATGCGAAACGCCGTCGCCTATGGGATGAGCAACGACATCGGTCGCTATGCACCGCGGACCCGGTTCGTCGAGTTGTTCCTGCACAGCGGCGTCGGTCCCCTGAACTATTCGCACTATCACGGGGTCTACGTTCTGGTCGAGCGGATCAAATGGGCCGACGGGCGGGTCGAGATCGCCAAGCTGGAGCCGGCCGACGATTCCGAGCCCGAGATCACCGGCGGGTACATCATCAAGAAAGACCGGCTCAATCCCGGCGAACAGGGGCTTCGCACCTCACGCGGCGCCCATCTGGCCTATGTCCGGCCGAATGAGCGGGACATCACCGTCGCCCAGCGGCAGTGGCTGATCGGTTACCTGAACCAATTCGAAAGCGCCCTGTTCGGCACCGGCTTTGCCGATCCTCACGCCGGATACGCCGCGTTCATCGACCCCGAATCGTTCGTCGATCTGCATCTGATCACCGAGCTGTGCAAGGAAATCGACGGCTATCGCCTCAGCACCTTCATGCATAAGGATCGGGGCGGCAAGCTGACGATGGGTCCTCTGTGGGACTTCAACCTGAGCCTCGGCAACGCCAATTACCTCGACGGCTGGAACCCGCAGGGCTGGTACTACCCGCTGATCTCGCAGTCCGATTACCTTCACGGCTGGTACACCCGCCTTTTCCAGGACCCGGTGTTCCGCTTGCTCTACGCCGACCGCTGGTTCGAGTTTCGCCGGGGTGCGTTCACGACCGACCGCCTGCTGGAAGTCATCGACGACTATGCCGCTCTGCTCGACGAGTCGCAGGCCCGGAACTTCGCGCGGTGGCCCATCCTGGGACGCTACGTTTGGCCCAACTGGTACATCGCCAATACCTATCGCCAGGAAATCGTCTGGATGAAGGGCTGGCTGACCGAACGGCTCGCCTGGATGGACGACCGAATCGCCATCGAATATGCCGCGGCGCCGCCGGCCTTCAATCAACAGGGCGGCCACGTTGAGACGGGGTTCGTCCTGGCTATGGACGGGCCCGGGACCATCCACTACACCCTGGACGGCTCCGATCCGCGATCGCTGACCGCCTCCGACACCGTACATCGGACCGTGCTGATTCCGGAGAGCGCGCCGAAGCGCGTCCACGTGCCGACCGGGCCCGTCGATGACGCCTGGCGGGGCGGTACGGCGTTCGACGATTCCGCATGGTCGCTGGTGACCGGCAGTCCCGGCGGCGTCGGTTTCGAGAGGAGCGTCGGCTACGAGCATCTCATCACGCTCGACGTGGGAGACGCGATGTACGGCCGGCAGCGCAGTTGTTACATTCGTATCCCCTTCAACCTTGCCGAACCGGCCGCCCAGTTCGACAAGCTGACGTTGCGGATTCGGTATGATGACGGCTTCGTTGCGTATCTGAACGGGACCGAGATCGCCCGGCGCAACGTCGCAGGCGTCCCGGCCTGGAACGCCGGCGCCGCCGACCAGAATCCGGATCTGGAGGCGATGGAGTTCGAAGAGATCGACATCGCCGATTTCGAGTTGCTGCTGCGCCGCGCCGGCAACGTTCTGGCGATCCACGGCGTGAACGTCTCGGCGACGAGTTCGGACTTCCTGATCTCGGCCGCATTGGTGGCGACCGTCGTCGAACGACGGGATGACGTTCCTGCAGTCGAGCAATACGTCGGACCGCTCTCGTTGGACCGAAGCGTGCAGGTCAAGGCCCGATCGCTCGTCGGCGGCAGTTGGAGCGCCCTGAACGCCGCGACGTTCGCCGTCGGACCGGTGGCCGAGAGCCTTCGGATCAGCGAGATCATGTACCATCCGGTGGACGATCCGAACGCCGAGTACATCGAGCTGGTCAACATCGGCGCCGAGACGATCGACCTGGGCCTCGTCGAGTTCACCGCCGGCGTCCGTTTCATCTTTCCGAGCGTCGAGCTCTTACCCGGCGAGTACGTGCTGATCGTGCGAGACCTGGCGGCCTTTGAGGCGCGGTACGGTCCGGGCCTGCCCGTGGTCGGCCAGTACGACGGCCGGCTGGACAACGCGGGCGAGCGGGTCGAGCTGAGGGATGCCGCGGGGCAGGTCATCCACGACTTCCCCTATGAGGACGACTGGTACACCAAGACCGACGGCAAGGGGTACTCCCTGACCGTTGTGGACCCCGCAAACACCGACCCGAAAGCCTGGGCTGACAAGGACATATGGCGCCCCAGCACCATCCTCGGCGGCTCGCCCGGCTTTGAGGAGTAG
- the aroC gene encoding chorismate synthase, which yields MKIVLAGPKGAGKSSVAAELARLTGLEAIETDRLIEECFERDTGEKHTCREIFIEHGEPAFRATEKKVAVELAEADWKLIVCGGSSLLDPVSRRALRKNAILVYLSADPATLWGRIAEKGLPPWLRGPDARAQLDKNVAYREELLSPFADAVIDTTGRTPSQIAEIAIGHIVEELTVRCRAANTYGDIIRLTTFGESHGPAIGAVLDGVRPGIEFSQEQIQEQLTRRRPGQSEVTTPRDEKDRVEVLSGVFEGKTTGAPIAMAIFNRDQDSSKYEGIKDLFRPGHADFTYYRKYGIRDHRGGGRSSGRETAGRVMGGAFALQELAYRGVRIVAHAVEIAGIAAETCDYDAIERNPVRCADRAAAERMVQAILAAKDDNDSVGGVIQLEIHGLPAGLGDPVFQKLDAKLTAAIMTVGAIKGIEIGEGFALTRLRGSQSNDNMADGGFVSNHAGGITGGISTGQSIMLRVAVKPTSSIAKPQRTLNEQMENRPIETHGRHDPCIVPRVVPVIESMVALALLDAWEVQDRLRPGWDRMG from the coding sequence GTGAAGATTGTATTGGCAGGACCGAAGGGGGCGGGCAAGAGTTCCGTGGCGGCCGAACTGGCCAGGCTGACCGGCCTCGAAGCGATCGAGACGGATCGCCTGATCGAGGAGTGCTTCGAGCGGGACACGGGCGAGAAGCACACGTGCCGGGAGATCTTCATCGAGCACGGCGAGCCGGCGTTTCGGGCGACCGAGAAGAAGGTGGCCGTCGAGCTGGCCGAGGCGGACTGGAAGCTGATCGTCTGCGGCGGTTCGAGCCTGCTGGACCCGGTCAGCCGGCGGGCGCTGCGCAAGAACGCCATTCTGGTCTATCTGTCGGCCGACCCGGCTACGCTTTGGGGCCGCATCGCTGAGAAGGGACTGCCGCCCTGGTTGCGCGGGCCCGATGCTCGGGCCCAGCTCGACAAGAACGTCGCCTACCGCGAGGAGCTGCTCAGCCCGTTCGCCGATGCCGTGATCGATACGACAGGCAGGACGCCGAGCCAGATCGCCGAGATCGCGATCGGGCACATTGTTGAGGAGCTGACCGTCCGCTGCCGGGCGGCCAACACCTACGGCGACATCATCCGTCTGACAACCTTTGGCGAGAGCCACGGCCCGGCCATCGGCGCCGTGCTGGACGGCGTCCGGCCCGGCATCGAATTCTCGCAGGAACAGATTCAGGAGCAGCTCACCCGTCGCCGGCCCGGCCAGAGCGAAGTGACCACGCCTCGCGACGAGAAGGACCGGGTCGAGGTGCTCTCGGGTGTATTTGAGGGCAAGACCACCGGCGCACCGATTGCGATGGCGATTTTCAATCGCGACCAGGATTCGTCCAAGTACGAGGGGATCAAGGACCTGTTCCGTCCCGGCCACGCCGACTTCACGTATTACCGCAAGTACGGCATTCGCGACCATCGCGGCGGCGGCCGCTCCTCCGGCCGCGAGACGGCCGGCCGGGTTATGGGTGGTGCGTTCGCCTTGCAGGAGCTGGCCTATCGCGGCGTCCGCATCGTGGCCCATGCCGTCGAGATCGCGGGCATCGCCGCCGAGACGTGCGACTACGACGCGATCGAGCGCAATCCGGTCCGCTGCGCCGATCGGGCAGCGGCCGAGCGCATGGTGCAGGCGATCCTCGCGGCTAAGGATGATAACGATTCCGTCGGTGGGGTCATTCAACTCGAGATTCACGGACTGCCCGCCGGCCTGGGCGATCCGGTGTTCCAGAAGCTCGACGCCAAATTGACCGCGGCGATCATGACGGTCGGCGCGATCAAGGGGATCGAGATCGGCGAGGGTTTTGCACTGACCCGGCTGCGGGGCAGCCAGTCCAACGACAACATGGCCGACGGCGGATTCGTCAGCAACCACGCCGGCGGCATCACCGGCGGCATCTCCACCGGGCAATCCATCATGTTGCGCGTGGCGGTCAAGCCGACGTCGTCGATTGCCAAGCCGCAGCGGACTCTGAACGAACAGATGGAGAACCGGCCCATCGAAACCCACGGCCGTCACGATCCGTGCATCGTGCCCCGCGTCGTCCCCGTCATTGAATCGATGGTGGCCCTGGCCTTGCTCGACGCCTGGGAGGTCCAGGACCGGCTGCGTCCCGGCTGGGACCGCATGGGCTGA
- a CDS encoding polysaccharide deacetylase family protein, whose amino-acid sequence MMPDTKITQSARWKRPVVSAAMLCVFVSIEAGLLANQAISASGPSASDVFRWPAGQQGAVTLSYDDAIVSHFESVAPQLEKAQLRGTFYIQIDSPGFRLHTDAWRKVARAGHELGNHSLFHPCRKDRPDEHTWLSDDYNLSKYTPDRWLGEMRIANLVLQLIDGRTERTFGNTCCNNHVGPLDDRTSLEKLIPRLFVGARGEYVSRPIDPLNANFTAVGHYSGDSKSFEQLRSEIESAVRKGQWIFYMFHGVGEGTHSLYIDAHEHRKLVEYLAANKDRIWTAPAIDVIGYLKASARQSQ is encoded by the coding sequence ATGATGCCAGACACAAAGATAACTCAATCGGCACGCTGGAAACGACCTGTTGTATCGGCGGCCATGTTATGTGTCTTCGTCTCTATCGAAGCCGGGCTGCTCGCAAACCAGGCCATAAGCGCGTCGGGACCATCGGCCTCCGACGTCTTCCGCTGGCCCGCCGGACAGCAGGGCGCCGTGACGCTGTCTTACGACGACGCCATCGTCTCGCATTTCGAGTCCGTCGCTCCACAGCTTGAGAAGGCCCAACTGCGCGGAACCTTCTACATCCAGATCGACAGCCCCGGATTCCGACTTCACACCGATGCATGGCGGAAGGTCGCCCGCGCCGGGCACGAGTTGGGAAACCATTCGCTGTTCCACCCCTGTCGCAAGGACCGGCCGGACGAACACACTTGGCTGTCCGATGACTACAACCTGTCGAAGTACACGCCTGACCGGTGGCTCGGAGAAATGCGGATCGCCAACCTCGTGCTCCAGCTCATCGACGGCAGGACCGAACGCACCTTCGGCAACACCTGCTGCAACAATCACGTCGGACCACTCGACGACCGGACCAGTCTCGAGAAGCTCATCCCAAGACTGTTCGTCGGCGCGCGTGGCGAGTACGTCAGCCGACCGATCGACCCGCTGAACGCGAACTTCACGGCGGTGGGCCATTATAGCGGAGACAGCAAATCGTTCGAGCAGCTTCGCAGCGAAATCGAGTCGGCCGTACGCAAGGGCCAATGGATTTTCTACATGTTCCACGGCGTGGGCGAGGGCACGCACAGCCTCTACATCGACGCCCACGAGCACCGCAAGCTCGTCGAATACCTCGCCGCCAACAAGGACCGCATCTGGACCGCGCCAGCCATCGACGTAATCGGCTACCTTAAGGCCTCCGCGAGGCAATCGCAGTAA
- a CDS encoding ThuA domain-containing protein: MGRLFMGLVLVGAMVQGVCGAAEEGKQPAQIKVLLIAGDDVAPYHDWREISEKTREVLAGSDRFDVRVSEDPLILDSKAALAKYDVIVLTMFHRGTPKMTDQAKENLLNFVKGGKGFYVQHLASASFPDWAEFGKLCGRKWVMGTSGHGPRSVFDAKIVKKDHPITKGMKDFKIFDELYAKLQGDEEIEVLVSAYSDWSEKEEPLVFTRPYGKGRSVQNAFGHDFKAILHPSMQQLIRNGVEWAATGEVR; this comes from the coding sequence ATGGGGCGACTGTTCATGGGTTTGGTCTTGGTGGGTGCGATGGTGCAGGGTGTTTGCGGGGCGGCCGAGGAGGGCAAGCAGCCCGCGCAGATCAAGGTTCTGTTGATTGCCGGCGACGACGTGGCGCCGTACCACGACTGGCGGGAGATTTCCGAGAAGACGCGCGAGGTCCTGGCCGGCTCGGACCGCTTCGATGTCAGAGTCAGCGAGGACCCGCTGATCCTCGATTCGAAGGCGGCCCTGGCGAAGTACGACGTGATCGTCCTGACGATGTTCCATCGCGGCACGCCCAAGATGACCGACCAGGCCAAGGAAAACCTTCTGAACTTCGTCAAGGGCGGCAAGGGCTTCTACGTTCAGCACCTGGCCAGCGCCTCGTTCCCCGACTGGGCCGAGTTCGGCAAGCTGTGCGGTCGCAAGTGGGTGATGGGCACTTCCGGCCACGGCCCGCGAAGCGTCTTCGATGCCAAGATCGTCAAGAAGGACCATCCGATCACCAAAGGGATGAAGGACTTCAAGATCTTCGATGAGCTGTACGCCAAGCTTCAGGGCGATGAAGAGATCGAGGTCCTGGTCTCGGCCTACTCCGACTGGAGCGAGAAGGAGGAGCCGCTGGTCTTCACGAGGCCGTATGGCAAGGGCCGCAGCGTCCAGAATGCGTTCGGCCACGACTTCAAGGCCATCCTGCACCCGAGCATGCAGCAGTTGATCCGCAACGGCGTCGAATGGGCCGCCACCGGAGAAGTGCGGTAA